GTATGGCTGGAGTTCCCAGCTTCACTTTCAGAGATTTCTTATAGTAAGAAACTCTTCTTCTCCATCGCCTTGTGTCAGCCTCAAATATATCATACCCATTTTTCATTACCAAGGCCCTTGAAGGAGTTCTTGTTAGCCGCTCTGGCCACTGTGGGATTGTACCAACCGAATACTCTCCTTTCACAGAAGAAATCCTACTGACACATTTCTTTAACTTGAAATACCTGCAAATCATCAAGCTTAGGTTTAGACTCCTGGCTTGACATATATACCATGAAGCTAAATCACTTGCACAATTCAAAATCAGAatggaaagaaagagagagaacaaTTCTGTTAAAGTCTTAGTTtctatatatcttataaaattcTAAAGAAACTAAGAATGTATTCTGAGAACAAATACCATGCATAACTTGGGTCATCTGATTCATCACACAATTCAAGTCCAAACTCATTCTGGTTGGGTAGACATGAATCTCCGATGGGTTTCTTCCAGATGGCAGTGTTTACATCAACAGCAATCAATTCATAACACAAGGCACTTGCCACTGCCTGGAGGTCTGTCCACTCCTTCTCTTGTTTAGGCCACCGTACTGGGGGGCCAGAGATGACTAGGTACCCAGCAGGCCTAAGTAATCGATCAACCTCAATGAAATAAGTTGCATCTACAAAGCAAGAATTCTACATAAAAGGGAGCACAATACaggaaacaaagaagaaatacaAACTAACAAATCAAAGAACTCACTATAGGCAGTAAATGGAATCAAACATCTAGAGCAATGCACAAAATCAAATGAGAAGGCAGGAAACGGAAGTCTGCGAGTGCCGAGCATGGCAACAAATGCTGGTATCCCTCTTTCTAATGCAAACTGTATCTGTGCTTTGTGCGAATCTCTAGGGGCAAAGGAGAGAGTTAATATATCTTCCGCCAACATAGATCCCCCAAAGCTAGCAACCTGCAAATGTATTAAACTTTCAAGATCTTCAGATCATTAAAAAAACGAAgcactaaaaagaaaaaatgaacacAATTTCATACCCCACATCCCATATCAAGGGCAGTCCTCAGAGTTCCCCCATTTATAGGAATGTGCTGTTTTAGTTTATCAATGTACTTGTCAGCACCATCGGTGAACATGGTGCCGCCACcagggaaaatgaaataaggGCCACTCTCTTTCATCCAACCTTGGTGACCTTTCCTGTCTGCAATTTTATTGTATGGCATGTTGGCATGCCATATCTGCACATTATACAATGAAACTTTTCAGGAACCCTACTTAGTAACTAGCCATAGTACTAAGATGTAACTCTTTTATTGATCCAGCAACCATCGAATCatcataaaagataaattaaaatcaaaagcaTAAATCTCTGAACCTTGCCCAAGCTCTCAGGCCAGCGAACAGGAATTTTATAGCCATCAGGCGGAGGAATCAAACAAAGCGGGGTTTCATCAGGTAAAGGGCAGTGCCTTTCCCGATAGAAATTCATTTCTCTACTGAGTTGGCTGTTGCGCCTCGGATCCTCGCAAGGCATGTAGTCTACAGAGTCAGCAGGGCAGGAATCGATAGGTTTGTGATGGTGACCCGCTTCAATTAAAGCCACCAGTCGGTGCCGCTGACGTGGATCGGAAGTGGAAAGAAGCAAGGCTTGTCTGCCCGACGCGGCAAGAGAATCACCAAGAGGGGTGAAGACTAAAAGGAAGAACAAGAGGACTAACCCAAAGAAAGTAGCTGTGACTATGTCCAGGAGTTTCCATTCGCGAGCGTTACGTTTAGACGCAGGTAAATTAAGGTGACCCATTTGGATGTGatctgaatgattttaaatgcACATTTGAATGCCCACAAATACAGAAGCAAagttttgttgatttgtttgtGTTTGAATGGAAAGTAAGTTAAGCTGCAACACACACAGTCGCAAAGAATGATAGTGTTGCAGGGGTGATAGTGATGAGGATGACGGTGAGGGAGTGATTGCAACTTTTGTAAGGTTTAACGCGGAAAAAAAATGACTAGATTTAGAAgttaactaataaaaaaatattatttaaaaaaaaaaagattttcttGGTGGGTTACAGCCACAGGACAAGTGTCATAGGTCATGTCTTCTAAATCcgatttcaattgatttttcaaaatttaggttgGCTTTTAATTGATTCGATCTTTTTTCCCATCATGGGCGATTGCATCTTGTCTCGATTTTTTGTTTTCGATGATCGTGCATGTCTTATTACCCTCTTTTTcgtaataatcattttttttaatatttattaataataggccaaataactattttccatccaaagtatATGGTTTTGTCAAGtttttctctaataattttaaaaatttcgtTTACTCATGCATaggctattaaaattaatgaaactctaacccctaaaaaaattatcttattttttcccctaaaattttaaaaactaacaattttctcctaacccaagttttaaaatacaacattttcccccttaatttttcaaagttagttTTCTGACGTTGTTTCTTCCTCTACGACGACCTTTAGGCGACATTTTATCCTCTCTGACACGCCTCCTTCTGGCGGTGTCTTAGACACAATCATCGACAAAGACAAGCCATCTTTCTTCAGAGAGAAAGACATCGACGAATACCTCGTCTTCATTGACGATCGTGCCCAGGACAACCATCAGAAAGAGGTCGCgtcagagagaaagaaacgGTGTTGGAAAACTAActccaaaaaattgaaaaccctaaggggggaaatgttgttttttaaaacttaggttgtaagaaattgttagtttttagggtttagaaagaaaaattaaattaaatttaagtttatttttaataatatataaaaaataacgattttacccttgaaactattaattttaatcaatcacGGATagataaataggattttcaaaattaacaggaggaaacttaagaaaacagcatacctttgggtgggaaatagtcttttggccttaataataACTCTCTTTTATTGTGGaagatttatttgttttcttaacaaccattgaaaattttaaagtgaattaacaatttaatattttataagaatctaaaataataaattttaaaattgataatataatattaaatttaaaacaaattttaataataattttatgattttaataaaaaataaaatatttatttattaaaaaaaatcaaatagaattcatatgtataagaaattaaaatttaaaattttcaaatttaaaaagaaagattatcattttatcaaaccttctGTGAGAGAGGCAGCATTTGGCCTATTTATTCTTAATGGTCTTATTGTGCAAAgctgattttattttcttattaaatgaaCTCCACaatgcaataaaaatattagaataaataaaagaaaaaaacagaaacaaaatttaatagtatACATTTGACAATGACAAATAAAGAGTACCAAACCTCTCCTAttttaaagagtaatactatatgtatccattttttatacataattcatgtacgcagtgatgtgtcatcatgtaattaggtgattttaaaacatgtatcatcatataataaagaaacatccaatcatatgataaagaaacatctaattatatgatgacacctcatctgtgtatataaattatgtttcaaaaatgggtatatatagttttattgtattttaaatgTCTCGATGTCTCGTTTTTAGATACGGGGAGGACAATCAATCCTATCGGATAATTTCTCCAACTTTGGGATTATAGGTTCCGTGGCCAAATGACTAATTTCTATCCAA
This sequence is a window from Mangifera indica cultivar Alphonso chromosome 5, CATAS_Mindica_2.1, whole genome shotgun sequence. Protein-coding genes within it:
- the LOC123217337 gene encoding probable pectin methyltransferase QUA3: MGHLNLPASKRNAREWKLLDIVTATFFGLVLLFFLLVFTPLGDSLAASGRQALLLSTSDPRQRHRLVALIEAGHHHKPIDSCPADSVDYMPCEDPRRNSQLSREMNFYRERHCPLPDETPLCLIPPPDGYKIPVRWPESLGKIWHANMPYNKIADRKGHQGWMKESGPYFIFPGGGTMFTDGADKYIDKLKQHIPINGGTLRTALDMGCGVASFGGSMLAEDILTLSFAPRDSHKAQIQFALERGIPAFVAMLGTRRLPFPAFSFDFVHCSRCLIPFTAYNATYFIEVDRLLRPAGYLVISGPPVRWPKQEKEWTDLQAVASALCYELIAVDVNTAIWKKPIGDSCLPNQNEFGLELCDESDDPSYAWYFKLKKCVSRISSVKGEYSVGTIPQWPERLTRTPSRALVMKNGYDIFEADTRRWRRRVSYYKKSLKVKLGTPAIRNVMDMNAFFGGFAAAIDSDPVWVMNVVPAHKPSTLSVIYDRGLIGVYHDWCEPFSTYPRTYDLIHVAGIESLIRSPGSRKNRCSIVDLMVEMDRMLRPEGTVIIRDSPEVIDKVSRVAHAVQWTTAIHEKEPESNGREKILVATKNFWKPPSTSH